ATGGACATCAACGGGTCCGAGAAGCTCGCCTGTCGCACGTCCGTGCGTCAGGAGTTTGAGCGCCACGGACAGGTGGCGGTCGGACCGCTCCGCAACATGCCGGTCATCAAGGATCTGGTCGTGGACATGTCGCCGTTCTGGAACAAGATCCGATCGGTGGCGCCCTGGCTGTCCTCGAAGAGCGCGGTGGCGTCTGGTCCAAGCGGGCAAATGATTATCTTCCCCAGCCAGGCTCAGTTCCACAATGTGGACGCCTGCATCATGTGCGGAGCCTGTGTGGCCGCCTGCACCACTCATGAGGTCTCACGAGGATTTCTAGGTCCGGCGGCCTTGGCGAAGGCGGAGCGGTTCCTTGCGGACCCCCGAGAGCCGCTGCACGTCAAACGGTTTCGGATTGAACAGCTTCAGGATACCGACGGCATCTGGGACTGCACCCGATGCAATTTCTGCGTGCAGGTTTGCCCGAAGGACGTGAAACCGATGGAGGCGATCATCCGGCTTCGTCGCGCATCGCTGCAGCAGGGCGCCACAGAGACCGGCGGCGCGAGGCACATCGTCGGATTCCGGCAGCTTATCGAACGGGACGGACGCCTCAACGAAGCTCTGATGCCGTTAAAGGTCGTCGGCTTCGACATCAACCGGCTGGTTCAAGTCGGCCCGTTGGGCTTGCGGATGCTCGTGCGAGGGAAGGTGCCCAGCCCGTTCGGCCATGCGATCCCCGGCATCGAACAGGTGCGCGCCATTTTCCGAACGGTCGGACAGCGGCAGCGGGTTTCACAGCCGACAAGACCATCACCCAGGGCGGCCTCTGCAACCTGACTCGCTGCTACCCCTTGATACAGACCATCGGTTCCAGACGCGCAACGGTACCAGCCAGACGCGCCGCATCGGCTGCTTGCACGACCTCAGTCACATCTTTATAGGCGCCAGGGGCTTCTTCGGCGACCCCTCGGAGCGACGGACTGCGGATCACGATCCCACGCAGGCCCAGTTCCTTGACGACATCGCGGCCCTGCCATTGGCGAAGGGCCTGATGCCGGCTCATGTTGCGGCCCGCCCCGTGACAGGCGGAGCCAAAGGCCAACGCCATCCCTTCCCGCGTCCCCACCAGCACATACGAGGCGGTGCCCATGGTTCCCCCGATCAACACCGGTTGTCCGATGTCTCTGAATGGCGGAGGCAGGTCCGGATGGCCGGGACCGAATGCTCGCGTCGCTCCCTTCCGATGGACAAACACACGCTTGGCGACCCCGTCGACAACATGGTCCTCAATTTTGCAGGTGTTGTGCGATACGTCATACAGGAGGTTCAGGTCGGCTTGCGGCAACACCTCGGCGAACGCCTGCCTGACCAAATGGGTGATGATCTGTCGATTGGCCAGCGCGCAATTCATGGCCGCGCGCATCGCCCCCAGATACTCCTGTCCCACCTCAGAATGGATCGGCGCGCAGGCCAGCTCCCGGTCCGGCACGTGAATCTTGTACCGGGCGGCGCTGACCGCCATGGTCTTGAGAAATTCTGTCCCGATCTGATGGCCGAGTCCGCGGGAGCCGCAGTGAATGCTGACGACCACATCGCCCTCCCGAAGCCCGAAGGCTGCGGCGATCTGATGATTGAACAGCCGCGCGACCCGTTGAACTTCCAGGTAATGGTTTCCGGACCCGAGCGTGCCCATTTCGTCCTGCTGTCGTTTCTTGGCACGATCCGACACGGCGGCCGGGACGGCTCCCGCGATGCAGCCTTGCTCTTCCGTCCGTTCCAGGTCGGCGGTGCGGCCATAGCCCTGCCTGACGGCCCATCGTGCGCCGCCCGTCAACATCGCGTCCATCTCCGCCGGCTTCAGGCGTAACAGGCCGGTGCTGCCGACACCGGCCGGCACGTGTTGAAAGAGCCTGTCTGCCAACCGCTCCTTGACCGGTTCGACCTCCCCGGTTGTGAGCCCGGTGATGAGCGTGCGGACCCCGCACGAAATGTCGAACCCGACCCCGCCGGCTGAAATGATCCCTCCTTCATCCGGATCGAACGCGGCGACGCCGCCGATGGGAAATCCGTAGCCCCAATGGGCGTCCGGCATGGCATGGGACGCCTTGACGATGCCGGGGAGCGTGGCGACATTCGTCACCTGCTCATAGACCTTGTCATCCATCTCCCGTACCAGCGCCTCGGTTCCATAGATGATGCCCGGCACGCGCATGGCCCCGAACGGACGAATCTGCCACTCACACGCCGATTGGCGCGTCAGCCAATTGAGATCCATGTTCCTCTCGCAGAGACTTCATCGTCAGACATCCACCACACATTGCGCCGTCCACAGCCCCTGGCGATCCTGGGCCACGGCGAGGCTCGTATAGGTCGCGCCCTTCACTTCGACGGCCGGACTGTGCCGTGCCGGGTCGACCGGCTCTCCCCATAGAGTGGCCTCCAACCGATGATCCGACAGACGGACTTCAAAGCGGCTGAACAGCATCCTGCGCGTGGCCATTTCGTACACCAGCGCGTTCAGCCAATCCACCAGCAACAACTCGTCGTCGGGCGCCTCACAGCGGACGGTGACGGCCTCCACGGGGCTCACCCCTTGAGGGTCGGTCGTGACGGCGGTGAGCGCCATCGCCGCGGCTTCGAATGCCGCCTCTTTGGTCGGACCGATTCCGCGCACGCCCATATCGGCTTGATGGGGGAAATGCTCCCATAACGGCCTGGAATGGTTGGCTTCAGCCGGCGCGGTTGGTCTGGACCGTGAAAGGGTCATGTTCACCAGCTCAAAGGATCGAGTTGAGAGACGGTGCTTCGGACAGGCTACGCCACCCGGCCGTCAATGTCGAGGCTTCCTCATCACGGGCAGGAATCGTCGGGCAGGACGCACGAATCACAAAAAAGATTGGAGAATCGATCTCCGCCTCGGCAGAATACCAAGCGCAACACCCGCGCCCACCGATCTCATATGAATGACGCCAGAGCAGTCCCCCGCTTTCCCGTTCAATTCAGAAGCTCGTTTACCTCGACCAATGTCACGGGAGGAGAAGGCAGCGTGGTCGATTTGTCCGTGCGCGGATGCCGGATCGAGTCTTCCACCCATGCCTTGGCGGGAACGGTGCTGGAACTCCGTATCTACGTCTCCGATCACGAGGCGCCCCTCGGCATCGACCAGGCCATTGTCCGCTGGACCAGGGGAAAGTTCTTCGGCGTCGAGTTTGTTTCCCTCCAACCGGAAGAATGGGTTCGACTCCAACAGGCAGTGAAACGGCTGGAACAGCGGACATCCGCCGGATCGATCAACCCGGCGGATAACAACGGATCAGCAGTCGGAGGGCAGTGAGGAAGGAACGGCGACGGCCTTCACCCGGCTTTCTTCACGACGCCGGATCGCAAACAACGGGTACAGACACGGAGGTGCGTGCGAGATCCATTCACGATCGCGTGAACGCGCTGCAGATTGGGGTTAAACACCCGCCTCGTCTTATTGTTGGCATGGCTGACATTGTTGCCGGTCCGATGCCCCTTTCCGCACACATCACAACGATAGGCCACGGCAGACTCCTTGGTTTCGCCGGTCTGAAATTGTGACATGTTATCACGCGGCCAGGCTGACGGACAAGTCCCAACGGTTCTCAGCGGTTCGGTTGGTCCTCTGGTCAGGAAGATCGAGTGGCCGGACGGCGCGAGGTCAATTCAACCGTGCCGCACACCACGAGGACGACTGCGATCTGGACCGCCGGACGCTTGTGTCGGCTCAGGAAGCGCGGGGGTGACGATATCGAAGGTGCTGTCTCCGCCGTCGTCCAGCCCGTCTTTCCCGACACTGTACAACCGGCGATGGGAAGGACTCCATAACATCGGGAGTCCCGAAAAGGGGTCGAAGTATTCCGGTCCGGCCTGACTGATCCGTTCAGCAATCTTCTCCGTGCCGCGCACGCTTCGCATAAGCACTTGAAGCGCCGTCAGCCGCAGCTTGGCATCGGTCGCCAACAATCTCTGCGTGAACGACTCCCAAGAGGGATCAAACTCGATTGGGTTGAGCAAGTGCTCGAACAACGTGCGATTCGACCCCTTGGTCACGTCGTGCAAACGGGGGAGGGGACTATGCAGGACTGCCGACGACGTGAT
The DNA window shown above is from Nitrospira tepida and carries:
- a CDS encoding succinate dehydrogenase/fumarate reductase iron-sulfur subunit; the protein is MRLTFRLLRFNPETGDRASWQDVRLDIHRGMTVLEALIRIKNEVDGTLSLRYSCRSAICGSCAMDINGSEKLACRTSVRQEFERHGQVAVGPLRNMPVIKDLVVDMSPFWNKIRSVAPWLSSKSAVASGPSGQMIIFPSQAQFHNVDACIMCGACVAACTTHEVSRGFLGPAALAKAERFLADPREPLHVKRFRIEQLQDTDGIWDCTRCNFCVQVCPKDVKPMEAIIRLRRASLQQGATETGGARHIVGFRQLIERDGRLNEALMPLKVVGFDINRLVQVGPLGLRMLVRGKVPSPFGHAIPGIEQVRAIFRTVGQRQRVSQPTRPSPRAASAT
- a CDS encoding RtcB family protein, with the protein product MDLNWLTRQSACEWQIRPFGAMRVPGIIYGTEALVREMDDKVYEQVTNVATLPGIVKASHAMPDAHWGYGFPIGGVAAFDPDEGGIISAGGVGFDISCGVRTLITGLTTGEVEPVKERLADRLFQHVPAGVGSTGLLRLKPAEMDAMLTGGARWAVRQGYGRTADLERTEEQGCIAGAVPAAVSDRAKKRQQDEMGTLGSGNHYLEVQRVARLFNHQIAAAFGLREGDVVVSIHCGSRGLGHQIGTEFLKTMAVSAARYKIHVPDRELACAPIHSEVGQEYLGAMRAAMNCALANRQIITHLVRQAFAEVLPQADLNLLYDVSHNTCKIEDHVVDGVAKRVFVHRKGATRAFGPGHPDLPPPFRDIGQPVLIGGTMGTASYVLVGTREGMALAFGSACHGAGRNMSRHQALRQWQGRDVVKELGLRGIVIRSPSLRGVAEEAPGAYKDVTEVVQAADAARLAGTVARLEPMVCIKG
- a CDS encoding archease; amino-acid sequence: MTLSRSRPTAPAEANHSRPLWEHFPHQADMGVRGIGPTKEAAFEAAAMALTAVTTDPQGVSPVEAVTVRCEAPDDELLLVDWLNALVYEMATRRMLFSRFEVRLSDHRLEATLWGEPVDPARHSPAVEVKGATYTSLAVAQDRQGLWTAQCVVDV
- a CDS encoding PilZ domain-containing protein, encoding MNDARAVPRFPVQFRSSFTSTNVTGGEGSVVDLSVRGCRIESSTHALAGTVLELRIYVSDHEAPLGIDQAIVRWTRGKFFGVEFVSLQPEEWVRLQQAVKRLEQRTSAGSINPADNNGSAVGGQ
- the rpmB gene encoding 50S ribosomal protein L28; this translates as MAYRCDVCGKGHRTGNNVSHANNKTRRVFNPNLQRVHAIVNGSRTHLRVCTRCLRSGVVKKAG